The following is a genomic window from Xenopus laevis strain J_2021 chromosome 2L, Xenopus_laevis_v10.1, whole genome shotgun sequence.
tacatttaaaaaaaacaatagaatgaAGCCAGCAATGTACAATAAAACAAGAACAGAATGAGTATTTTTAGTAGCTAACAGGGCTGAGTAATATATTGGAAATCCAGGAGACAATTTTGCGCTAGGGTCCATTCGTGGATAACCAATGTAAATGTACAGAAACTATTGCTAGatttaaaattatgttaaaaaatgttgcaatggATTGATAAATGGCAGCTCACATTTAGCAGAAAAGTCTGGGttggcaaatgccagaaaaaCACTACCTTACACTACTGCCTTAATGAATAATCCAAAGGTTTTGTGAAAGAAGCATGGTCTGGAACAGTTTTTAAGGGGTTGGGATAGGCCCCTAGTTCCACTGAAAGTAAACATTAATGTTACAGAGTTCAGTAACATTTTTGACAATTCTGTGATTTGTGGCAACAGCTTGGGGAAGGCTATTTCctgaacaataacaataatgcccccatgcacaaagcaGGTTCGGTACGTAAGTCTGACTCCTAACATCAGTGGAGGACTGAACCTTGTCAATGCTCCTGTGGCTCAattgaagcaaatcccaccaacaatgtttcaAAGTCTAGTGGAAATGTATAGCAGCAAAGGGACCACCAGTTCAGATTAATTCCCTTGGTTTAGGAATGAGCTGTTGGATAGGCAGGTGGACACTTTTGGCCATATATAGTGTATTCCTCTTTAAAAACAGGCAGGAAGTAAATGCAAAACTCTGCAAAATTCTCAAATAGCAGTAAAGAAAATAACATTACATATATTATGAgccatttaaaatttttaaataagtGCTATCTTATTATGGAtgaggggaattgtggaagcactcacggctaaatcaaaatatatttaagtataatggaagtgctacttacaatgcacttccctggtcccctgtctcataaataattcagtataaatgcaagggcatatgtttacaaaacaggggttttaagttaccaaagttatgatcataaaattgaaaagccaccataccacgtcaaggtaaaccccatatggcagtccctaacttacttatttaaaaagagatacttctctgcataatagcattacctgtgttcagtgtgtgttgagcattggtttcaatttgaaggctgaatcctcccctgccagtaaaggcttttaagagagagggattgcccaaaccaacgcccatatttaaaagcgtaggaccaccattagttttaaggggtgggtatggggtgctattgaaaaaccacataaagatatgccacagcttcaggccaatatacaatattcgaggggaattgtggaagcactcaaggctaaatcaaaatatatttaagtataatggaagtgctacttacaatgcacttcccatgtcccctgtctcataaataattcagtataaaagccgaaaatgctagcggcatgggaggatctagcctgaaggcagtctctcccacttaaaagccgcatagcagttggcgggggaggatttagctcacagtttgaaaccaaggcataggagtttttcatataaatgttattaagaagagaggtaagatacctattttacaattgaattcagaaaaacatctcacggtttatcacatgaaaactctattgaagtcaatgggaaaaaactggaactgatttGGGAGTCGTTTTttcctcctcaaattgaatcttgtccaatTCTTTTTCACACTGTAGTGAATGTGGCCCTATGTACGAAACAAGCCACAATTAATTTACTTTGCTATGTCAGACGGTTTTCCATGTCTTGACAACCACAGAGGATTTTTCAAGGTATCATCCTATGTGTGCACTTGTATCAGCAAGTAAGGCTGATGCCAAATGGAGCTGAATGTTGGCCTGCTGAAAACAGAGGCCAACAATCAGTCCCTAAGCTCCCATCGACCTTTCCCCTTGCTTGCACCCAGAACCAATGCATCCACCTGGTACATGATGACAAGCTCTTATATTTCCAAACTGAAATCTGTTGCACGTGCCTGCACCTGGACTGAAGCAATGGTTGCAGGTGCAGGCAAGGAGAAGGCTGATGTGAGCGTAAGAGcggattctcagcctgcatttttcaGCCGGTCAAGATTCAACCCCATGTGGCATCAGCCTAATAGAGACCGTGGGTGCATTTACTTAGTTAAATGCTGATACCATAATAACTCTTATAATAACGTTTTTACCTATGATTTGCCTGGGGACTTCACTGATAAAGTGTCAGCTGTGGTAACAATGTACACATTCACATTTACATTTCCACCATTAATTATGGGTTAAATAAGAGCTCACAAGCATCAAAAATGCTTTGCCTAGATATAGTCCACCTAACAACAGATGCTCATGTATTGAAGGAAATTGCACTCCAAGGTCTTATCTTTGTCAAAAAGATGAATTGAATGCAAATGTAATGTTTTGGATGTTACACCAGCCTTAAagtagttaatagtgctactccagcagaattctgcactgaaatccatttctcaaaagagcaaccagatttttttatattcaattttgaaatctgacatggggctagaccttttgtcaatttcccagctgcccctggtcatgggacttgtgcctgcactttaggagagaaatgctttctggcaggctgctgtttttccttctcaatgtaactgaagaaatctcagtgggacatgggtttttactattgagtgttgttcttagatctaccaggcagctgttatcttgtgttagggagctgttatctggttaccttcccattgttcttttgtttggctgctggggggaaaagggagggggtgatatcactccaacttgcagtacagcagtaaaaagagactgaagtttatcagagcacaagtcacatgggaaattgacaaaatgtctagccccatgtcagatttcaaaactgaatataaaaaaaatctgtttgctattttgataaatggattcagtgcagaattctgctggagcagcactattaactgattcattttgaaaaaaatgtttttcccacgacagtatccgtTTAAGAGCTGTCTTTTGAAGTCAGATATTTTATGACTTTTAAAGATCCTAGGGGTCATATACAATGACGCCGGAGCAAGTGATAGAGAACTAAGGGGTGCAACATCACACTCCTTAGTGTGATAAACAAAAGTTTAGTGGGGCAGGGCACAAAGTGAGAAAACATGCAAACTTGCCCCTATTTTTTATACCTTGGACCCTGACCCACCTTCAGAAAATGAATCCTtaatttttctaggttttttttagttatgagTACACCCAAAACCAGCTAAGAAATGCGTCTGATTATGATCACTAAATAAAGTATCAGTCTCCAAAAGAGGAGACAAAAAAAGTCCTATTCTTGAATTTCTACAGCACAATAGTCATTCATTCAATGGGCAGTGATACAGTTTGTAGTTTAAGTTCAAACGAGCCAAAACCCTGACAATGATTTGTCCTTCGCACAGTTTGATACATTTACGGAAGCTAAAAAGATTGTTATGAAAAGGTTGTTGTTGTCACTGGCTTCGCTGAACTGAATTTTTAATAGACTGTGAATGGCCAATTGTGTTCGCCTTCCTCATCTGCATGTGTTTCCATGGGCAGGACCAAACCAGAATGATTGCCAAAAAAGCGGACGGAGCTCACGGGtgtcacacagtaaaaaaaaaaaaaacaggcatttaAGTTAGTCATTGCTTCTTTATtcacaataaatatgttttcgactttttactttaaaaaatagcCAACACCATGCTATGTACATACCATCAACGATTAGTGCTGGCAAAAAAATTTAGCATAGCAAAGTGCATAACAAATGGACATGGACAGTAATAGATTCCAGGAGAATATTGAAAGCTATTCTAATGTGACAACTGAAATAGGAAAAATAATACAGGTTCTGTTCTCCTATGAGTTTACCAATCATCTGCATAACCCTTTAGCAATAATGACTGCCAAGAAGTGTTttaacaattaaatatatattttaacagttaATTCAGCAGACCCAGCAGCTCAGGGAAGGGTTGTGAAGGTATATAAAAGGCCCAATAGACTTCTTCTCCAAGGTTGGGAAGAGACTAAAAAGAATGTTCTTTATCCCACTGATAAACAGCAGTTATATAAACGCATGTATCTATATTTCATTAGGCCAAAACGAATGTGTTATAGCAGCAAGCACACAATTGAAtgtaaagttgcaaagagcattGCACTTGCCTTGAAGTGAttatgcaaaatagaaaaaaaagaaagttttcaaTTGATTCTCACTCTTTTCATCGCGTTCCCTTCTCTGGACACGTTCCCAGACAAGAGACCAAGACAGAGTTTCTAAgactttctttctttattaactTTTGGGTATTTATTTCAACCTAACTGAGCTTGTTCCAGCACCCAGGCCCTTGTTGTGCTTCGAGCTCTGTCCCTCGGCACAAATACACGTGAAAGAGTTTTAAAGCCGTGCTGCAAATTTGAACGTAAACACAGGTTTTGCCCGAAGAATAATGCCTGTGCTTTTTTTTATCCcataaaatatgtacagtataaagtgcTAAAGCCACCTTCATGGTAAATGTCATCAATCTAAATAAGCAAAACTAATGGAATTAAGGAGAATTCCTTCAGTGGATGGTTGATCACTCTTGGTTTGCCCATATGATTTAAAATTAGATAAGAGCCGTGGGAAGGGGTAtggtaccagtgcagggcaatgagTTGAAAATCCAAACAGCAAGATCATACAGATGAATCTCTTTTATAGGCCAATGGTTCAGGTAAGGTTCCCTCTGCTAAAGTATTTTGTTTAAAAGGATACTGCcacctttaaaagggtggttcacctttaagttaactttgaatatgttttctaagcatcttttcaattggtcttttataATTtcttaattgtttgcctttttcttctgactctttccacctttcaaatggaagtcgctgaccccatctaaaaacaaatgttctgtatggctacaaatgtattgttattgctactttttattactcatgatGCAGCAGAGAGCAGAGGGGACCCCGAACCATAGAATCAATTTTACAGGTTTCGGCACTAAAGTggtaaaaattttttcaaaatgaatcagttaatagtgctgctccagcagaattctgcactgaaatccatttctcaaaagagcaaacagatttttttatattcaattttgaaatctgacatggggctagacattttgtcaatttcccagctacccctggtcatgtgacttgtgcctgcactttaggagagaaatgctttctggcaggctgctgtttttccttctcaatgtaactgaatgtgtctcagtgagacatgggtttttactattgagtgttgttcttagatctaccaggcagctgttatcttgtgttagggagccgttatctggttaccttcccattgttcttttgtttggctgctgggggggggaagggagggggtgatatcactccaacttgcagtgcagcagcaaagagtgattgaagtttatcagagcataagtcacatgacttggggcagctgggaaattgacaatatgtctagccccatgtcagatttcaaaattgaatataaaaaaatctgtttgctcttttgagagatggatttcagtgcagaattctgctggagcagcattattaactgattaattttgatttttttttttcccatgacagtgtccctttaaggacaGCTTCAAGGATGCTGTCCACGAAGCTgtccttaaaatgttttaattctaCCTGTAAACTTGGAAAAATATTGGAATAGGAAATTGAAAGAAGAAAAACTGagtcaattttgggaaagaaaATTTGTGgttctgtattttttctttttttaaaatgatatccttCCCTCCCTTCAGGCCGCCCTGTTACATATCAGTAGTAGTACCCCAgcattgccatcccgctggcgatttacattctagccagcgggaaggcagttcggggagattagtcacccaaagaagaggtgatttgtcgccgggcaactaaatctccccaaatctccacgtgtgtctctgcccttaattgcCTCAACAAAACCTGAAAATGTTTTGCTGGCCCCTTGGTATCAAATATCATCTAAGATACTAGTTTGTGCTCTTTAGTGTAAATCTACAGAACAGTAAGTATACACTATTGCACATACAAGTTGTGTTCAGCACAATGCTGCTTGGATTATGAGAATGTTGCACCTAGTTATGGTTATAGGCAGGACCGATGAGAGCTCAGCTCAAATGTATGATGCAGAGATGAGCAAAAATGTCGtgattagggaaaaaaaaataattatttcaatgGGATGTGTTGCTGTAATCCATATAATATGTAAGGGCCACAGGTTCCACATCGAATAGCCAAGTGTCagatttgttattattttaaattgcCCTGAATATGAAACATGATACAGCTATTGCCTGAAAAATATGGATGGGCACATCTGTAGACAACCAAATAAACTTTGTGCTATACATATTCattaactataaaataaattgatCCGTGACAATTCACAGTGTGTTCCCAAGTAATTTACAAACACACTTAAAATAGGCTGTAATATTctaatttacaattggtctttattttctaTGTTAGTGGTTTTTGGATTATTCAACTATtctttcagcagctttccagttagGCATTTCAACTGTGATTTAGTTGCTAGGGACCCATTTaaactagcaaccagacagtggttttaATGACAGATACAGTAAGTAGAAAAGATAAGTACTACAGAGTTACGTCAACAGTAAAAATGGAGCCTTGCAGACCAGCAGCTGTTTGGTTGCTTGGGCCAGTGACCCCTGTTATTCAAATAGTGTTTTAAATGGGAAGCtgcaaaaatcattcaaaaactatataaaatgaagaccaattaaaaatgatgCTAAGTacagaccattctataacatattaaggggcctatttatcatactgtgtaaataGTAGAGTAAAACATTGCTGGCGATGTTGTCCAGAGctagaaaaataaagcaaagatctgatatgagcaacatcaccggtaatgtttcactcctcACAGCATGACAAATAAATCCCTAAATTGTAGCTTAAATCCTTTAGCAGATAAAGCAATGACAGATGCAAAGCTTGctccaagtctagtaacccatagcaaccaatccacagGAAGTATAAACTGGTCTGCTGCTTGAAAACATAGATTATTATATTACCTAGTTTGCTTAAGAGAATCTACATCACATGGTTCATTTTTCGGTGAAAAATCTATTTCCTTTTTATAACAGCTccaacttattttttaaaagatgcAATACAAGGAATGTGGCAATATTTTAACTTGATAAAAGGGAagtttatatattaatacaataaTAACAATTCAACAAATTTaacatatacacatactgtagataaattaaaatattttaaaataaaatatccctTTCCCTTATATTAGCACATGCCCCAAAAAGAACTTGTACACAGATAGCTCCATTCTAAACTCAAGTTGTCTCCAATGCTGATTATCCGACATAGTAGAGGATGTATCACTGGAAACCTAAATTGTGCAGGGTTTTTGACATGATTACTGCATATACTTCTAAAAATGTTCAATGTTACAGTTGTCAAACACAACACTAGTAAAGATATAGTCATGTCTGGTGAGGGCTGGAGTGTCCAAAAAAATATGGCCAAATATACGTTTGGGATGTTCCCCGCTGATTTacacattctatttttttatatcattttaagtttatctcataacaaagttacagagaTAAGCAAATACTTCTGCTTTGATTAACTCGGCCATTATTAAGAATATTTAGGACATGATATAGGTGTTCCcttcaaaaaaatctaatttacattCAGACTTGATTTCCAGATGAAGAAGAAATAGGAATTCTGTACAAATCTTTCCCTAACTGACCCTCAACCAGAGCTCCCCAGCCATTGCTACAGACCCCTTTTGGGAACTGCTGTCCTAGAGCATTATAATTAGATGCCTTCTTATTGGCATGGCACAGGAGCAGTACCTTAATGGTCTGATCTAGGATATGGTAAGGTGTTTGGCATCTATTTTGTCTTTGTTTATAGCTATTTTTCGCCAGATGTGAATGTCTataagtgcaaaaataaaaataaaacttgtaaTCACTGCAGGTGGCATTGGTGTCCACCCACCCTCTAGGGGGTAATATTTTCAAGATTTCAGTGTTAGCACAATTAAGCTGGCTATACATGCCCAGATATGCTCGGGCGGTTTGGACATATTGATTCATTCAACTGCTGATGCAACATGTCAGAGTTTATGGTGCAACAATAGATGAAGAAACCAAATAAAGAGTCATAGCTCCTCTCTTGTTCAGCTAACCAAATGGAACAGCCATGCATGTGAATGACCACTTGTATAATAGCTGCCCATTCAGCCAGAGGGCTAATcgatatagggccagattcaattcagtgagaaaaaagtggTTTAATATGTGAAAAGTAATGGACAAGATTCAACTCGAGGAGAAAGAACTTTTCTCCAAaatcagttccattttttttcccatatactttttagagttttcacgtgataaaccgtgagatgtttttctgacctgaattgcatcacaaattgaatctcgtccatgactttttacGTGATTAACTTTTTTCTCACTTTAATTTAAGCTGGCCTATTGTATGGTCCCATTTAAAAATCTCCAAGGCATGATGCTACGTGCAGAAAGCAAAGTAAGTTGCACATATGGCAAAATGGTAATTTTCAAATGAATGAATTTAAACAGAAAACTGTGCTATAAGTTTAGTGCACTTTTGAATATTGCTCTGAAAACCTGTTGCAAACTTCAAAATATTAACCGTTTTCATTAATTTACTTAAGtttcatttatatacatatatctataaaaatgcagtgttttactatttaaaataaaaaaagtattttgcaatAACTAGAAACTGAGAACACATTTCCTTTACACGCCTCTAATTCTAATGCTCTTCTCTTCCTCAGGCTGTTTAAATTATTAAAGTAATAGCGAGGTACAAGGGTTTTGTAGTTCTCTGGAGTCTATGCAATGTCCATAAAAGTCCAGGTATTGTATAAGAGCATGAAAATCCAACGTTCCTACACTTTGAATCTGAGAAATGAAACTTTGTTCATATCTAAAGGAAGGACTTTGTAAACAGCATGGTGATTAATCATGGAGGCTGGGCACGGGTGAACATCTCCGCTTGACAGGATAAAAATCTGTTAAGGCAAAATCAGAAGAAtagattaaatattaataaaaggtATTAAGTGTAATAATGGGTGCTAAGCATACTTGCAACAAGGAAAACCTATCTTAAACCTAGCCAGCTTAAATGAGTTTAACATATCTAGAAAACCAATAAGCATAAAACATTTACTagcattaaaaagaaaactaaattgtTGCTATTTgtgaaaattgtttgttttttattatattaacatatGAGATTAAAAGCTCCACAAGAGCAAATACTACTGTGAATGATGAATCATTTCTGTAAAAGTGCTTTTTAAACATGTCAGTACTTTACAGGATAAAAACAATATTAGCCACATTTCATAGGcaaagtaaaaatatacaaaataaatacaatttttagtaACTTTTTATAATCTATACAATAGATCTATTTTGGAGAAACCCCGCAGGTCTGAACGATTAGGTGTTCATTTATTTAAACCCTATGACTGGGGTTTGGTGCCCAAGTCATGCAAAAACTAGTTGATGGAAGTGTGTAGCACATACATAGAAGTGAGTGTATATACTTTAGTATTGTAATAATTACACCGCACACCCGGAATTTTACTCACTTTCTCTGCtatagtggtgctggttatccgtTGACCCGAAGGCACAGCAATTCCACAatcatggatccgcacacactagtttttctgcagtggggaaacaagtgtgtgcggatccatgatTGTGGAATTGCTGTATATACTTTAGGGCATACTCTCATTATTCTCACTCATTATTAATAACCTCATTGTTTTCCAGAACTGTTACAATTACCTGTGATCAGCTTTTGTTTTCGTTTGCCTGAATCGCTGCTTTCACAATTCTGGAACGCTTTAGAGGATGGGCTAATGTTACATCTCTCTGTGGCTACATCTTGGCACTGGTTTTCTTTTTGACTTTCCTGAGAGCTGCCATTCAAGGTGTTGTTTTCTACCTTTACCCAATCATATTGCCCTTCAAGGGGTGTTTCAGTGGCAAAGTCAAAGTTCCATTTAGCTTTTGCTTCCTCGTTGGATTTCTGCATAAATTCATCAAAGTCTGCTCTTAGCTGTTCATGGTCTACGGGGCCAAAAAGCAttctgcaagacttttccttATTCCCAGATGCTTGCTTGGGGATGGCTAAGGCAGACTGCATTTTCTCTGAaggggcagaaaaaaaacaatagttgaATTATTATAAATCCAGTAAATATTGTTCCCTAACATGGCAGCAGCTGCTGCTTAAAGAGACACAGGGGATTATGCCCAAACAGCACATGGGAAAGTATTAGTTTGCTTCTACAGACTCCGGGTCAGTCGGTTTGATGTGGCTTGTCAATAGAGTTTTATGGACCTGTCTGTCCAAAGGCTCTATAGACTTCTGTATATGGAAATGTCAATTTGTGGCAAACCCTTTAGTTTTTTAATAACTGTACATTGTACCACATGAAAAAGTTAGTGAGAGGATTACACCTGGCATTATTCAGGAATAAAATACAGGGGTTCCTTTCCATACTGTGCCTACACCCTGTTCTGGGCATGTGAAACCagagggagttttaaaaaatcaccaTGCCCTGCCATTATTCACAGCCTCATTGTTTTCCAGAACTGTTACAATTACCTGTGATCAGCTTTTGTTTTCGTTTGCCTGAATCGCTGCTTTCACAATTCTGGAACACTTTAGAGGATGGGATAATGTTACATTTCTCTGTGGCTACATCTTGGCACTGGTTTTCTTTTTGACTTTCTGGAGAGCTGCCATTCAAGGTGTTGTTTTCTACCTTTACCCAATCATATTGCCCTTCGAGGGGTGTTTCAGTGGCAAAGTCAAAGTTCCATTTAGCTTTTGCTTCCTCGTCGGATTTCTGCATAAGTTCATTAAAGTCCGCTCTCAGTTGTTCATGGTCCATGGGGCCAAAAAGCATTCTGCAAGCCTTTTCCTTATTCCCAGATGCTTGCTTGAGGATGGCAAAGGCTGAATGCATTTTCTATGAAGgggcagaaaaaataaaattgttaaaatattataaattcaGTAAATATTGTTCCCTATCAGAGCGGCTGCTGCTTAAAGAGACACAGGGGATTATGCCCAAACAGCATATGGGAAAGTAGTAGTTTGCTTCTACAGACTCCGGGTCAGTCGGTTAGATGTGGCTTGCTAATAGAGTTGTATGGCCCCTGTCTGTCCAAAGGCTCCATAGACTTGTGTATGGAAATGTCAATTTGTGGCAAACCCTTTAGTTTTTTAATAACTGTACATTTTACCACATGAAAAAGCCAATGAGAGGATTACACCTGCCATTATTCAGGAATAAAATACAGGGTTTCCTTTCCATACTGTGCCCACACCCTGTTCTGGGCATGTGAAACCAGAGGGAGTGTAAAACAAACACCATGCCCTGCCAGCTTAATGCCCATAATGATGcacatgttttaaaaataatcttaaaGAGATCTAGAAGAAGATACTTTGCATTGTTGATATAATATGACAAACTACAATCGCTTCTCACCTTTTTTCATTTAGCCCCATGTGTAAATGAGGCACTGAAACTGAAAAGAACTAGGGTCACTTTAAACTACTGTATAGCCAAAATGGAATAATAGTGTAATTGAATGCCACTACTCCATAAATGCTATATTGAATAAAGCCTCCAGGTGCAGGTCTGCCAACACACATAAATGTAAACATAGGGAGTCATTTATTATTTCTTCTGGCACGGAGAGTTTTATATAACATAAGAAGAACAATATATGACTATCATTCTGGTGGAGAACAATCAATTAGGCAATAATAGGCAGTTAGGCAATAATACATAACAGTCTGCATAAGTTTTGACCCAGGGAGAACATATTCTAAACTTAAGCAATGTTCTGTCTGGATAGACACACACGCAGCCATCTGTGCACTGGCAGTGTTTGTTTATGTAATACACCCTCCCTGgttcaaaagggaaaaaaaaattccgtgCCTTTAACTTCGGCAGCTGAGAAACTCTTGTTCCTGCTTCTGCTCGg
Proteins encoded in this region:
- the cdkn1a.L gene encoding cyclin-dependent kinase inhibitor 1 isoform X1; its protein translation is MHSAFAILKQASGNKEKACRMLFGPMDHEQLRADFNELMQKSDEEAKAKWNFDFATETPLEGQYDWVKVENNTLNGSSPESQKENQCQDVATEKCNIIPSSKVFQNCESSDSGKRKQKLITEKMQSALAIPKQASGNKEKSCRMLFGPVDHEQLRADFDEFMQKSNEEAKAKWNFDFATETPLEGQYDWVKVENNTLNGSSQESQKENQCQDVATERCNISPSSKAFQNCESSDSGKRKQKLITDFYPVKRRCSPVPSLHD
- the cdkn1a.L gene encoding cyclin-dependent kinase inhibitor 1 (The RefSeq protein has 1 substitution compared to this genomic sequence), with translation MQSALAIPKQASGNKEKSCRMLFGPVDHEQLRADFDEFMQKSNEEAKAKWNFGFATETPLEGQYDWVKVENNTLNGSSQESQKENQCQDVATERCNISPSSKAFQNCESSDSGKRKQKLITDFYPVKRRCSPVPSLHD